GCGGCTGAAGCGCCGGGAGAAGTAAGCCGTACTCTCGAAGCCGGTGCGCTCTGCGATTCCCCCGACCGGAATCTCTGTCTTAAGCAGAAGCAGCTTGGCTTGCTCCAGCCGGTAATCGGTCAGATACTCCATGGGTGTTAGCCCGTAGACGCGCTTCATGCAGCGGGCTAAGTAATTGTAGTGAAAATGTAAGGCATCCGCCAGCGAGGCATTCGTAATCTGCTCCGCATAATGATTACGCAGATAAGCCTCGGTCTGCTCGGCAATCTCCGCCGCCTGGCTTCCGGCCGCGTCCCGCCGGGCCAGATCCATCGTCCGCAGCATCTCCTCGAAGATGCGCTGCTGCTGCCACACGGCGCTTGAGCGCCTGCCCTGGTTCAGCTGCAGCAGCTGTCCGGCCTGGCCGCTCCGTGCGAAGGGGACGGGGAGCGGAGCGAACTGGGGGATACGGATGGTATAGGGGTGGGTAAGGAACTTACGGAAATGCTCCTCCCGGTCTGCATATACCGGCTCACCCGCAGATACCGTCCATTCTCCCACCGTGTGAAAATGAACCCAGTTGAAGATGGTCTCTGTCTCACAAGGACGGACTGAATAATGGTAGCGGTCAGGCAGCAGCACCAGGATGTGCCCGGCGTCCACTGCCCATTCTGTATCCTCTTCTCCAATGTGCAGGCATCCCTGCTCCACGAGAATCAGATCGAATTTGCCCATACGACTGCGGTTCGGATGCTGGTCTCCGGGCAAATAGACGGTGCGGCCGCATTCCAGGAAATAGGGGAAGGGCGGCGCGGCAAGATGAATATAGGAAGAATTAAATGTCATTAGCGGCTCCTTGTATAGGGATGTGTTCTGCGCTTACTTGGCATGATGGTTGTGTGAAATCGTACAAAAACAGGGTTGCTTATGATTCTGTTTTTGTTACATTGTACCGTCTATAATGGCAATAAGCGAGGAAGAAATGCTGAGGAGGAGATAGGCGATGAGTGAATTAAAAGGTGCGGAGGTACGGGCAACCGTTCAGGATGAGTTCTGGGGCCGTTACATCCGGCTGGTGCAGGATACGGTCATACCTTATCAATATGAGGTGCTTCATGACCGCGTGGCGGGGGCTGAGCCGAGTCATGCTATTGCCAATTTTGAAATCGCTGCCGGAAGAAAAAAGGGGACGTTCGGAGGTATGGTCTTCCAGGACAGCGATGTAGCCAAGTGGCTGGAGGCGGCGGGATATTCCCTCAGCATCCGGCGTGACCCGGAGCTCGAGCGCCAGGCGGATGAGGTAATCGATCTGGTGGGAGAAGCGCAGCAAGCCGATGGATACCTGAATACGTATTTCACCGTCAAGGAGCCGGGCAAGCGCTGGACGAACCTCCAGGATTGCCATGAGCTGTATTGCGCCGGGCATTTCATCGAAGCGGCGGTGGCTTATTATGAAGCGACCGGCAAGGACAAGCTGCTGAATATTATGCGCCGGGTGGCCGACCATATTGATTCCGTCTTCGGACCGGAGGAAGGGAAGCTGAAGGGCTATGACGGTCATCAGGAGATTGAGCTGGCGCTGGTGAAGCTGTACCGGCTGACAGGGGAGGAGAAGTACCTGAAGCTCAGCCTCTTCTTCATTGACCAGCGGGGCCAGGAGCCGAACTTCCTGCAACAGGAGTGGGAGAGCCGGGGCAGGGCTACGCATTGGGGAGGCAAGACGGAACACATCGATACGGCCTATAACCAGGCTCATATTCCGGTCCGCGAGCAGACGGTAGCCGTAGGCCACTCCGTCCGCGCCGTCTATATGTATACGGCCATGGCCGATTTGGCCCGCCTGACCGGAGATGAAGCTCTGCGCGGGGCTTGCCTGCGCCTGTGGAACAATATGACGGAAAGACAGATGTATATCACAGGCGGAATCGGTTCCACGCATCATGGCGAAGCGTTCACCTTTGATTACGATCTGCCCAACGATACGGTTTATGCGGAGACTTGTGCTTCAATCGGGCTGATCTTTTTTGCCAAAAGAATGCTGGAATTGACTCCTGATAGCCGCTATGCCGATGTGATGGAGCGGGCGCTCTATAATAATGTTCTCGGCTCGATGGCGCAGGACGGCAAGCATTATTTCTACGTCAATCCATTGGAGGTCTGGCCGCAGGCCTGCACCTGTAATCCCGGCAAACGGCATGTGAAGGCGCAGCGCCAGGGCTGGTTCGGCTGTGCCTGCTGCCCGCCGAATGTGGCGCGTCTGCTGACTTCATTGAACCAATATATCTACACTGTGCACAGCAATACGCTCTATACGAACCTGTATATCGGAAGTGAGCTTAATACGACACTGGGCGGAACACAGGTGAAGATCACTCAGCACAGTAAGCTTCCATGGGAGGGGATTGTCACGCTGAAGGTTGATCCTGCAGAAGCAGGGGTGTTCGGTATCGCCCTGCGTATTCCCTCGTGGAGCCCAGCGGGGAAAATCCGTGTGAATGGCGAAGCCATTCCCGTACCTGAAGCTCTGGAGCAGGGCTACGCGGTAATCCGCAGGGAGTGGCAGCCCGGTGATACCGTAGAGCTGATTCTTCAGGTGGACGCGCACCGTATATATGCCCACCCGGAGCTGCGGGCGAATGCCGGGAAGACGGCGGTTCAGCGCGGGCCGCTGGTCTATTGTCTGGAATCCGCGGATAACCGCGAGCCGTTAAGCTCTGTATCGCTAAGCAGAGAAGGAACGTTTACGGAAGCTTACGATGAAGATCTGCTTGGCGGAGCGGTAGTGATCAGAGCTGCGGGCTGCCGGGTGGAGGAGCAGAGCTGGAGCGGCGGACTCTACAGCGCCACCAGAGCGGCGGTACAGCCGGTGGAAGTGACGGCAATTCCGTATTATCTGTGGGGCAACCGCGGCAGCGGAGAGATGAAGGTATGGATACCGGAGTAATTCCGGCGGCTGTCTGCCCGTAAACAAACAACCCGGCTGTACCGTTTTGGCGGACAACCGGGTTGTTAAGCTTTTATAGGAGTGATAGATAATTACCCGAGTGTAACTACAACCTGATGAACTGCACCGTCGCCTACAGGACTGATGATGTTGCCTTCTACTGCAGCGCCGTCCAGGGTCAGGCTGGCCACGCCCTTGGAGACATGGTTCGGATTCTGGATCGAGATGACATACGTATCGCCGCGGAAGACGCGGGTAATCTCGAAGCCGTCCCACTCTGCAGGGATACAAGGGTCGACCTTGAGTCCGGCGAAGTCGGCCTGAATGCCCAGGATCGACTGTGTAATCGCTACATAGTTCCATGCCGCCGTACCGGTCAGCCAGGAGTTCTTCGCTTCCCCGTGGCGTACCGCATCTTTACCGGCGATCATCTGCGAATAGACGTAAGGCTCCATCCGGTGAATTTCGCTGATGTCCTCCAGGTAGGCCGGAGCGATTTTGCGGTAGATGTCAAAAGCTCTGTTCCCATTCCCGAGTACCGTCTCAGCAATCATGATCCACGGGTTGTTGTGGCAGAAGATCCCGGCATTCTCTTTGTAGCCTGGAGGATAGGTCGAGATCTCACCCAGGTTCAGATAGTACTTAGAATAAGGGGGCTGCTGCAAGACGATACCATATTCCGTATCCAGATGCTCCTCCACGGAAGCAAGAGCGCGTGCGGCTTCGCCGTTCTCCACACCGATTCCCGCCATAACACAGATCCCCTGCGGCTCGATGAAGATACGGCCTTCTTCGTTCTCCTTGCTGCCGATCTTGTCGCCATAGTGGTCGTAAGCTCTGAGGAACCAGTCGCCGTCGAAGCCATGCGACAGGGTGATGGCCCGCATGTTCTCGATCTTCGCTACAGCGTCGGCTGCCACATCATCGAGTCCGCGCATCCGGCAGATTTCGGCATAGTCCGGTCCGACGAAGACGAACAGGCCGGCGATGAACACGGATTCCGCTACTCCGCCTGCGATGTTCTCTGTGGTCTGGAACGATTCGCCCGGCTCTGTGGAGAAGCAGTTGAGGTTGAGACAGTCATTCCAGTCGGCGCGGCCGATCAGCGGCAGGCCATGAGGTCCGAGATTGTTCGTCACATGCTCGAAGGAGACCTTCAAGTGCTCGAACAGGGTAGCCGTGTGATCCGGATTGCTGTCGAACGGAACCTGCTCATCCAGAATCGAGGTATCTCCAGTTTCCTTAATATAAGCAGCCGTACCCAGGATCAGCCACAGCGGATCATCGTTGAAGCCGGAGCCGACTTCGTTATTGCCCTTCTTGGTAAGCGGCTGGTACTGGTGATACGCGCTGCCGTCAGGGAACTGGGTCGCTGCGATATCCAGAATACGTTCTCTGGCACGCTCAGGAATCTGGTGGACGAAGCCGAGCAAGTCCTGATTGGAGTCGCGGAAGCCCATGCCGCGGCCGATCCCGGATTCAAAGTAAGAGGCCGAACGGGACATATTGAAGGTAACCATACACTGATACGGATTCCAGATGTTGACCATACGGTTCAGCTTGTCGTCCCCGCTCTGAATCTGGTATTTGGACAGCAGGTTATCCCAGTGAGCAGCCAGCACGGCCAGGGCAGCATCGACTTGGGCATCTGTAGCGAACTGGTCGATGACAGCCTGGGCAGGCTTCTTGTTAATGACGTTCAGCGCTTCCCATTTCTCATCCTCCGGATTCTCAATATAGCCGAGGACGAAGATGAAGCTTTGCTCTTCACCCGGTTCCAGCGTGATGTCCAGAGCGTGGGAGCCGATCGGCGACCAGCCGCTGGCCATGGAATTGGTAGCTTCACCGGCAGCAACAGCCTGCGGAGCATCCAGACCATTGTACATGCCCACGAACGATTCGCGGTCGGTATCGAAGCCGGCAATTTCCTTGTTTACAGAATAGAAGGCGTAGTGGTTTCTGCGTTCACGGTACTCGGTTTTGTGATAGATGACGGAATCCTTCACTTCAACCTCGCCGGTGCTGAGGTTACGCTGGAAGTTGGTCATATCGTCATTGGCATTCCACAGGCAGAACTCGGCAAAAGAGAACAGCTTCACACTCTTCTTGGCATCGCTGGTGTTCTTCACGATCAGACGGTGCACTTCAGCATTGTGGCCCATCGGTACAAAAGCAAGCTGGTTCACGGAAATTCCGTTCCGCTCCCCGGTAATGGAAGTATAGCCGAGACCGTGGCGGCATTCGTAGAAGTCGAGATCGCGCTTCACCGGCATCCAGCCCGGCGTCCAGAAATCCCCGCCATCATACAGATAATAGTAACGTCCGCCGGTGTCCAGCGGAATATTGTTATACCGGTAACGGGTAAGTCTTCTCATGCGCGCATCGCGGTAGAAGGTATAACCCCCGGCAGTATTAGAGATGAGGCCGAAGAACTGCTCGTTGCCGAGGTAGTTAATCCAAGGGTAAGGCGTCTTAGGGGTATTGATTACATACTCCTTGCGGGTGTCGTCAAAGGTTCCGAATTTCATGAGAGACAAGTCTCCTTTCGATTGTGAACGCGCGTTTACAGTACGGAGAAAAAATTCCCTCCGGGCAAGGGATTTTTCTGCAGCTATCTTGTTGAGTAGGGTGGTTCCTGGCTCTAGGCCTTCGGCGGCTGGCAGGAATCTCTGGCAACCAGGCGTGCCGGGAAGCTGATGGTGCTGAAGGTCGGCTGCCGGGAATCGCACAGCTCCATGACCTTCTCCACAGCGGCCTTCGACATCTCATAGATCGGCAGACGGACGGAGGTCAGCTTGGGATGAATCCGCGCGGCCAGCTGCACATCGTCGAACCCGGCAATGGAGATATCATCCGGTACAGTGATGCCATGCTCCGAGAACGCTTCCATCGCCGAAATGGCCATGTCATCATTCGAAGAGAAGAACGCGGTCGGCAGCGGGCCGCCGGAATCCAGCAGCTTCTTGACTTGTTCATAGGCGGTTTCCTTCAGAAAATCACCCTGCAGCACAAATTCCTCATTCAGCGTAAGGCCATGGCGGTTCAACGTATCCACGTAAGCCATGTAGCGCTCCCGCCCGGAGTAGGTGTTCATCCGCCCGCAGATGATGCCAATCTCCGTATGCCCGAGACCGATCAGGTACTCAATGGCTTCAGCCGTGCCTTCATAATCCTTGGAATTGACAACCGCCAGATGATTGCGGTCCAGATGCTCAGCCATAATCTCCGAGATGTCATAATCAATCAGCACCAGCGGCGATTCCAGGCCCACCATCTCCCGCACAATCCCGATGTCCTTCTGGGTGCCGACGATGATGCCGCCGTCAATCCGCTTCTGCAGGAAGGCCTGCTTGACCTTCAGGAAGTCGTCGGGAGAGTAGACGGTGTGAATCAGAACATAGCAGCCGCGGGCGTTCGCTGTGTCCACCACAGCATCGACGAACGGGGCGAAGTAGTTGTTCTGATAGATCCGCGTCGCATTCTCCTTCTCGTTCATGCTGATGGCAAACAGCCCGATTGTGTCGGTCTTCTTGCCGGCCAGCGCCCGGGCGAAGCTGTTCGGCTCATATTGATGCTGTTCAATCACCTTCAGCACCTTGGCCCGGGTCTCTTCAGGGACATTGGAATAGTTGTTGATCACACGGGATACGGTGCTTCGCGAAACCCCGGCTAGCTTGGCGATATCTTCGCTTCGCATAATGTACCCCCTCTATTGTAAACGCGCGTTTATGCACTCATTGTAGAATAAATCATTGCCCAGGTCAATCGCCTTCGGCAATATTTTCCCCCTGTAATTCAAGCGTTGTCCACTTGCCGGATTCTCCAATCTGCGTTACAACTAAATGCAGCAAGCAAAATGTGCTACTGGAAGGCAGGAACAGATCATGATACAGGCATCCGCTGCGCAGTTATGCAAGGATAAGGAGGGATGGCTATCTTTTATTCGCTGAAAAACCGTTTGATCGCATTCTTCGTGGTGCTGCTGGTATTATCCTTTGGCACTATGTCACTGCTGCTGTTCAATCAGTCTCGCTCCATTATCCGCTCCTACATTGAATCGTCGGCACTGGAAAAGATGGACGAATACGGGTCTTTTATTCATATGGCGCTCCAGCAGAGCTATGACTTGTCCTCTCTGGTCTACAACAGCGACATTACCCAGAAGTGGGATGCGATGCTCACTAATTCCGCTTCCACTGAAGGGCAGAGGATGCTGGCCAATATTAACATGAGCAAGTTCCTGACCCAGACGACGAATAATTATTCCATTGTCTCCTCAGTCAGCATCTACCGCAAGGAGGGACTGCAGGTCGGTGCCGAGAATCAGGTGGCGGCAGATACTTCGTTCTTGCTGGAGGCCTGGTACCGCAACTTCATCGGCCATAGTATTCACTGGGTTCCGGCCCATACGGATGAGGCGGAGATCAACGGGGCCAAGCCGTACGAGGTGGTGAGCCTGCTGCTGCCCATCGGAATCTTCGAGCCGTCGCTGGCTAAGAATGTGATGAAGGTCAACATCAAGGCGGACTACCTGCTGGAGCCGCTGAATCGTATACACCTTGGTGAAAGCGGTACCATATTCCTGCTGAACGAGCAGGGCAGCCCCATTCTATCCCAGCAGGAGTACAATACACATCCGGAGGCGGCGAAGGAAGTGGAGCGGGTGCGGGCCGGGCGGGAGGCACAGGGGGTAGTCTACTTGAAGGATCAGCAGGGCGGCTCCCGCATTCTGGTCTACAAAAAGCTGGCGATCACCAACTGGCTGCTGGTCGGCTTCGTCTCGGAGCAGGACCTGTACGCCAATCTGTTCAAGCTCCGCAACAGCATAATTGTATTCGCTTCGCTGATGCTGGCGGCCGCCTTTGCGCTGGCGTACTGGATCTCATCGGGCATTACCAAGCCGCTCTCGCGGCTGGTCTCGGCTATGCGCCATGTACAGAAGGGCGACTTCGCCCAAGCCGAGCGGCTGACCCTGCCGGAGCGCAGAATCCAGAACGAGGTGGATTATGCCACCGTCACCTTCCGCAACATGGTCAAGCAGCTATCGCATCTGATCCGTACTGAATTTGAACAGAAGCTTCTGCGTCAACAGGCGGAATATAAGGCACTGCTGATGCAGATCAATCCGCATTTCCTGTTCAATACGCTGGAGCTGATGAGCAGCCTGGCGATCCAGCAGCGGACGAAGGAGACGGTTACCGTTATTGAGTCGCTGGGCAAAATGCTCCGGTTCTCGCTAAGGATCAGCGAGGATCTGATTCCGCTGCGCGAGGAGCTGAAGGTTGTGCGCTATTACATGTCCATCCTGGAGGTGCGCTTCGGTGCGGGCCTGGATCTGCGGCTGGACGCGGAGGAGGCGCCTGATGATCCGGAAGTCGTCAAGTTCCTGCTTCAGCCGCTGATTGAGAATGCGGTCAAGTACAGCTTCATTCACCAGGCCAAAGCCAAGGTACGGATTACCGTCAGAGCGGACAAGGACCGCCTGATGCTGTCCGTTGCCGACAACGGCATCGGAATGGACCCGGTGCTGCTGCGCGAGCTGAAGGATCAGGCGATGCGACAGCAGCCGGAGCAGTTGCTGCAGAGCATGACTCATCAGATTGGACTGCGCAATGTGCTGGCCAGATGCCGGCTGTATTACGGTGAACGGTTCACCTTGAACATAGATTCAGACAAGGAGACGGGCACCTGTATCACGCTGGGCCTGCCCCTTCAGAGGAGGAATGACCATGTACCGCGTATTGATCGTGGATGACGAACCGGAGATCCGCCTGGGCCTGCGGCTCAAGGCTGACTTTGCCGCGCTGGGCCTCCGTGTAACCGGCGAGGCGGGCAACGGCATGGAGGCGATGGAACGGCTGGCAAGCCAGGCGGCCGATATTGTCATTACGGATATGAACATGCCGGTGATGAACGGCGTATCTTTCCTGGACGAATGCCGCAGGCTCTACCCGGAGCTGAAGCTGGTGGTCATTACAGGCTATGAGGATTTCCATTACGCCCGGGCAGCAATCCGCAATCAGGCGCGGGATTATCTGCTCAAGCCGGTGGCCGCAGATGAGCTGACGGCCATGCTCCGGAAGCTGAAGAACGAGCTGGATCAGGAGCGTAATGACCGTGACCGGCAGGCCGTGAATGAGTGGCGGTTGTCCCAGTATTACGGGGAGATGAAAGAACATTTCCTGGTGCAGCTTGTCAAAGGGGAAGCGGAGCCGGTCCATGCGCTTAAGGAGCGTGCCGCGCTGTTCGAGCTGGACGGGTGGGACTTGACGGAGGTACGGTTCGTAACGGCCGGCCTCCGCGAACGGACAGGGGCGGAGGCACAGATACCGGAGCCTGGGCAAGGTAAGGGCGGAGCACTGCCGGGCCGTGCACCGGGCAAGCTGCGGCTGCCGTTCGAGCTGTTGGGCAGGGAATTCGCGGGCAGCTCCGGGATGCACTGCCAGGTGCTGCGGGACCCTAGCTATCCGGGGCTGGTCCATTTCATCCTCCAGGACCCGCTGACTGATATGGAGCGCTTCTGTGCAGAGCTGACGGAATGCATCGCCGCCCATCTGGGCTTCAAGCCGGTGGTCGGCTGCAGCGGCGGCAAGCTTGGCTTCCTCCGCTGGAAGGAAGGCTACCTGGAATCGCTTCTGGCCTGGAACCTCTCGGAGAATGCCGAACATCCCTTAGCCGAAGGAAGAAGCGAGCCGGGAATGGTACTTACGGAGGAGCTGACACGGACCTTGCGCAGGCTTCTGATTCAGGGGGATTGGAACGCCTTCGGGCAGAGCATCCGCCAGGAGCTGCAGCAGGCGTTCTCCCATTCCCGCTCCTGTATGGTGAAGCTGATTTTCCAGCTCTGTCTGCTTGTAGACGGCGCGGCCGCAGAGGCCGCAGACGGTGACATCCAGGCCCAGGAGCTATGGCTCTATCCTGAAACGGTCCACAAGCTGGATTCGGTGGACAAGGCCGCACAATTCCTGCTGGAGCGGGCGGCCTCTGTGTACGATGCGATGCAGGAAGCCGGTGATGCCGAGGATTCGGTGATCCGCACAGCGACGCAATATATCGACAGCAACTATATGTATGATCTTAACCTGACTCAGCTTGCCGCACGGTTCAATTACAATTCCTCCTATTTCTCGGAGCTGTTCAAGGCCAGGGTGGGCCGGAGCTTCATGGTCTATCTGACCGGCCGCCGCATGGCCCAGGCCATGCATTTGCTGCTCACTACAACGCTTAGCCTCTCGGATATTGCCGAGCTGACCGGGTTCTCGAATGCCAGCTATTTCAGCTCCAAGTTCAAAAAAATGTACGGAACCGCCCCGTCGGACTTCCGCCGGCACCCACCTGAAAAATTCAGTAGTCAACAGCCGAAGAAATAGCATTCAAGCGGGCTGCGCTCCTCCCTATAATGAGCCTATATCCATGAAGAAGGAGAAGGCGCATATGAAGACAGCACCCAAATCGGCAATGTGGAGAAGAAGCGGTACCGCTTATCTGTTCCTGCTCCCCTGGCTGATCGGCTTTGCCGGACTGACACTCGGACCCATGCTGGGCTCCTTGTATCTGTCCCTGACCAAGTATAACCTGCTCAATGCCCCGCAGTGGCTGGGCCTGGACAATTACAGGCACATCTTCACGGCAGACGATTACTTCTATAAGTCTCTTACCGTGACGTTCAAGTACGTGCTATTCTCGGTTCCGCTCAAAATGGCCTTTGCCCTGCTGGTCGCGATTGCGCTGAACAAAGGTATCCGGGCATTGGGCATCTACAGAACCGTGTATTACATTCCGTCCCTGCTGGGAGGAAGTGTAGCGATTGCCATCGTCTGGCGGCAGCTTTTCGACGGGGAAGGGCTCATTAATCACTTCCTGGCCTGGTTCGGAATCGAAGGCCCGGCCTGGATTGCCCACCCTAGCTATATTCTCTCGACGATCGTTACGTTGTCCGTCTGGCAGTTCGGCTCCGCGATGGTCATCTTCCTGGCCGGAATTAAGCAGATTCCTGCCGATCTGTACGAAGCGGCGCAGGTGGACGGAGCCGGGAAGCTGCGCCAATTCGGCCGGATTACACTGCCGATGCTCTCACCGGTCATCTTTTTCAATCTGGTCATGGGGATCATCAATTCCTTTCAGGTATTCACTCCGGGATATGTCATTGGGGACGGGCGCGGCGGTCCGGTGAATTCCACCCTGTTCTACACGCTGTATCTATATCTCAAAGGCTTCTCCTTCTTCGATATGGGGTATGCTGCCGCTCTGGCCTGGATCATGCTGATCATCATCGGCCTGTTCACCTCCCTCGTGTTCGTGACCTCCAGGTTCTGGGTGTTCTACGGTGACGGAAAGGACGGGCGATAATTCATGACAGATGACAAAATGATCTTCAGGCTCGGCAGGCATGGCGTCATTATTCTGTTCGGGCTGCTGATGCTGTATCCGGTGCTGTGGCTGCTGTCCAGCTCCTTCAAGCCGAATGCGCTGATCTTCTCGGACCCGGGGCTATGGCCGGGACAATTCACGCTGGAGAACTACGTGAACGGGTGGAAGGGGCTGCAGGGCATCTCATTCAGCCGCTTTTTCCTCAATTCTGCCACGATCTCTGTACTGTCGGTCATCGGGAACATACTGACCTGCTCGCTGGCGGCTTACGCGTTCGCCCGGCTGGAGTTCCGCTTCAAGGGTGTCCTGTTTGCCTGCATGCTGGTGACGATTATGCTGCCTTACCATGTTGTGCTGATTCCGCAATATGTTATTTTCAGCAAGCTGGACTGGGTGAACACCTACTTGCCGCTGATCGTGCCGAAATGGCTGGCGCATGATTCGTTCTTCATTCTGCTGATGATCCAGTTCATCCGCGGCATCCCGAAGGAGCTGGATGAGAGTGCCACGATTGACGGCTGCGGCCAGGGCCAGCTGTACTTCCGGATCATTATTCCGCTGCTGGCTCCCGCACTGATAACAACGGCGATCTTCACCTTCATCTGGTCATGGGATGACTTCTTCAGCCAGATGATCTACCTCAGCCGGATCAATCTGTTCACTGTCCAACTGGGCATACGTTCGCTCTATGATCCTTCAGGTTCTTCCGACTGGGGCGCGCTGCTGGCGATGTCAGTGCTGTCGCTGGTGCCGATTATGACGATCTTCATGCTGTTCCAAAAGCATTTCCTGGAGGGCATTGCCACAACCGGTCTGAAATGATGGGCGTTCTGTTAAAGGGAAGCGATTACAACTATTCTTGGGGGGATATGTTTATGAAGAAAAGCTTAGGTTTTACGCTGAGTGTCCTGCTGCTGGCAGCTACAACTGCCTGCTCGGGCGGCAATAACGGCAAGCCTGCTGCGGGCAACTCCGGCGGGACACAGACATCGGCGGATCAGGTGGAGCTGCGGATCATGTGGTGGGGCGATCAGAAGC
This region of Paenibacillus sp. FSL K6-1096 genomic DNA includes:
- a CDS encoding sugar ABC transporter permease, whose product is MKTAPKSAMWRRSGTAYLFLLPWLIGFAGLTLGPMLGSLYLSLTKYNLLNAPQWLGLDNYRHIFTADDYFYKSLTVTFKYVLFSVPLKMAFALLVAIALNKGIRALGIYRTVYYIPSLLGGSVAIAIVWRQLFDGEGLINHFLAWFGIEGPAWIAHPSYILSTIVTLSVWQFGSAMVIFLAGIKQIPADLYEAAQVDGAGKLRQFGRITLPMLSPVIFFNLVMGIINSFQVFTPGYVIGDGRGGPVNSTLFYTLYLYLKGFSFFDMGYAAALAWIMLIIIGLFTSLVFVTSRFWVFYGDGKDGR
- a CDS encoding carbohydrate ABC transporter permease encodes the protein MTDDKMIFRLGRHGVIILFGLLMLYPVLWLLSSSFKPNALIFSDPGLWPGQFTLENYVNGWKGLQGISFSRFFLNSATISVLSVIGNILTCSLAAYAFARLEFRFKGVLFACMLVTIMLPYHVVLIPQYVIFSKLDWVNTYLPLIVPKWLAHDSFFILLMIQFIRGIPKELDESATIDGCGQGQLYFRIIIPLLAPALITTAIFTFIWSWDDFFSQMIYLSRINLFTVQLGIRSLYDPSGSSDWGALLAMSVLSLVPIMTIFMLFQKHFLEGIATTGLK